AATGGATTCAATACCAGAGACTTGAATAATACTTCTTGACCTTTTGTGGAGTTCTTATTCTCCAGTAGAACTATACCATACAGACACAACAAATGCGAGTTACTGTTCAAATTGGGATGCTCCAGGGTTTCTAATTCTTTTACTATCACAGGGATGTTCTTGTTGCAATAGAAGTTATTGTTGGAGTTATTTTGGCCAAGTATACCATCACTTTCTTCCTCCTTCCTTTTGTCTCCACTTATGTACATAGAATAAAGCTTTATAAAGGTAGCTTTCCAACTATGgcaatctttcaaaacatGAGCGGCCCTATCGTATTCCTTGCAGTCGAAATAAGTCTTCGCTAGTTTTATCTTATTTGTCTCATGGTACGCAAGCAGcatctcttcttcgttggaAGGGGAAGATGATTCCTTTCCAAGCTTTAATAAATGTGGCGCTTCCCTCACAACCATCAGTTGATCTTCTGTCGAAGGTTGTTGCATGCTATTAACTGCTTCTAGAAGCCTATAGGGACAAAGTGTTAGAGTCCGCTTATACAAGAGCACTCAGCTGACCACATACTTACCATTTTGAACCCTGATAGAAACTcaactcttccaaaagaattgCATTTTGCCGAAGAATAGATGACAAATGAAAATATTGTTCGACATTCATTGAATCGGTGTAAATTATATTGCGATCAAAAGTAGTCCGTTTGTATTTTAAGAATGAAAGTGATCAAGCGCGCGCCGTGTCGACAATTGAAGACccaccaaagaaactgtAATATAATTTACAAAAAGATTATCAATCTTCTACGAGCTACGTTTACTGATATTGAAGCTTATGATAAAAAAGATTTTTCGGACTCTGGTAGTAAACAATTGTCTGATAGTTATCTTAAATTTCGTTCGCTCTGAGTTACgatcttttcaaacatGATCGATCACAATCCAAGCCGCGATAggatgatgttgaaattctgTACTCTACCTAACCTTGTAGTACTAAATGGACCAACAGTATAATCAGTATGCAGACTCTATTAATGCTTCTTTTGCATCCGTGAAAGGATTGCTGTCAAAACTAGAGGAACTTGCTTCAAGTAACGGGGCCGAGATTGCTGATGCTACGCTTGTGGAGATGAATAGCGCTCAAAGGGTCATCGTTTTGGAGAACGTACAGTTGAtacgaaaaaaaaatgaactAAAGGGAGCCTACAACAAAATAGCAAACACATTGAGggaaaagatcaaaaacATAGATCAAATTAATAACCAACACTTACTACATTTGAACTCTGCTGGGTATAACAACGATAAACTATACAGCCACCGAAATGAACAACTCGAGAAATTAGAGAATCTACCTTCGGTAATTTTGAACGAGAAAAGGGATATGGAATGGCTAGACCAGCTCAACGTTTCCAGGCATGATTTGCTGGACCCAATGCAGACTGAGAAAGGAATTTTTACAATCGAGGATGCTGATATCCAAAGATTGCAAGAATCGTTgtacaaagagaaattaAACAGGTTTCGTTTGAAActcattgatgaaaaaattctGCTCCGCCAGAGGTCTACCGTTTCAAGCGTTGAGATCAAATGGGATGATAGGCTGAGCCACTTGAATTCATTTATTGCGAAAAATGTTAAAGAAGTTCTGAACGAGATAGATGGTATTTCACGTGGCATGGATGATGACGACCTTGGATCTTCGGAAATTgacgaagaggaagaggaagaggaggaggaagacgacgacgaagaggaagaagaagatgaagatgaagaaggagaagaaaaggaacaggaaaatgaacaactccaaatggaagaagaagtagAGAGGAGAGGaggaggagaagaagaagaagaagaagaaaacaaaaacgATCAGGATTTACATGAAGAGCCCGTAGATGGAGCAAAAAAGGACAACAcgcaaaagaaaaaccaAGCAGTAAACGAGTTGATGACTTCCAAGAATAGTAGGTCTTTACGATAGAGTTCAAATTGTAAGAGAAGACATCAAATTATTTAGCATAATAAGAGTAACTTGACCGAAGTCAGTGAGATTGAATACACAAGAGCAAACTATTTTAACATAAAAGGCCTTCCTCCACTTTTGGTTACAAGAAGTTCGATATCCTGATCCCAATCTACTTCAGAGGTTGAGCTGCGCAAAATCTGAAGAATTTCTGCGAGCTTTTTTTGAACCTGATAGTTTCCTGCTGCTTTTTGTTCAATGATTGAAACTATACTCAAAATGTCGTACTTGTATTTCTTAATCCTAGGGCTGATCAaatgaagaatttggagCCACAAGCCCAAGGTTTGCAGTAATAGAGAGATGTCTAGTGTTATGTATGGGTCATAGAGGATattcagaaacaaattttCGTGCAACGAAGAATAGTTTAAAATTATAGACACTTCCATCAAATCAACTAAAGGTATTAGTATTCTTGTCATGCAGTCCTTTAACAACCCCAAATTTCTCTCCTTTATTGCCATCATATATGGAATCAAATATCTAGCAACTAAATTGCTTCGTTGAGTTCTGTCTGAAATTTGTATCATTAAGTCGTAGGCAGCAATATTGATGGAGCTGTATTTTTCATCgaggaaaaaaagataGGGTTTGATTGATTCTTTTATAGCACCAATGCGGCCGTTTTCTTTAGCTTTTCGGCCCATGGATAAATACTTGGAAAGCAATAAAACAGCTGTTCTCTTTAGTGTTAGGTCATTTGCATCTATTAGGTGAAGACACGATGCTATTATTAACCGACCATTTGTACACGATTGTTCAGGATAACAGTCCAATAGTTTATTCAATATTTCCAGTATGGGCTTTTCCTCTTGTACAAGAAAACTCTGAAATTGATCTAGTTGATAAGTTGATTGTCTATTAAAAATAATCTTGGACTTCTGGTTCAAGTCATCCAAAAGTGCGACTTTTAAAGATAAGTGACGCACCAGCAAGTTAGCAATTTGTGGCCTAGTGCATTTCAAAGCAACAAGGGAATTTAGAGAATTTATCTCAATGATTCGGTCGACTTGCTCCTCTgaaatttgatgattttcaTAAACGTAGTAGGCAAGGAGTCTATGGTAACAAGCCGGCTGATTatgattcaaaaaagttAAAATCTGTGTCAATGATGGAATATCCTCTAGGGAAGACTGGCAAATTCTTGGTTTCTCATCTATCCAATCAACATTAAACTGTGTTTCCCAAACTGACATGACGGGAAAAGAGTCGTAAAAGATGTAAATATTCCCACCAATTCGCTACCATTTCAAGTTAAGAAAGTGGGGAAAACTCGAAAGATTATGAAATCTAGTCAAGATAATATATAAAGCAAATATTTATGGGCCTTAggtaagaaaaaaaagatatGATATTACTTCAAAATACAAGACAGTCAAGAACTCCTTTCAGAAAGATCTAGTTATCTCTAGTCATTTTGATCTCCTTATGCTATACAAATTATTAGACGGACAAATGATCGTCCACATTCgatttccttcttgaaaatcTGCCATTCAATTGGGCAGTGAATGAAAGCTAGCTCCAAAACTTAGTATATCCTGATTCCTCTTTTCACCTTGGACTActgatttgaaaatttaTATTACATTCCGTTTCTTTCTAGAATTTATAGTCTGATGACCTCTTTTAGTGAAATCTCATAATCCAAGACATTATTGTCGCGACGAACGCCAGTCCCCCAAATTCGTTTTAAGCTGTTCAGGTCGACAACAGTATCCAGCTTCTCtatcaaaaaagaatggCTTCTAAATTCACCAGATTTTTGCATTCCGAGACAGGCCCTAGGACAATCCACTTTTGGGCACCCGTACTGAAATGGACTCTAGTGATCGCAGGAGCCAACGATCTTCAAAGACCCGTTGATTCTATTTCAGGAACTCAGCAGCTGGCGTTGATGGCTACAGGAATGATATGGACCAGGTGGTCCCTTATCatcaaaccaaaaaattACCTTCTAGCTTCAGTtaacttttttcttggtaCTGTTGCTGGATATCAGGTTTTCAGGTTGGTTTCTTATAGAATAGGAAAAGGAGACACAGCTTTGCAGACAGCAAATTATATCTTGAAAGGCGAagacaagaagaacagtAGTGAACAAGTTGTTGAGTCAAACTAGATTCTTAGTTGTCTGCTCTATGTATGGGTGTGATTGAACTCTCTACATTTAATATAATCGTTGTATGGAGAGATAATGCTTGGGGAAAGTAatctcaagaaaaagccGTCATTCAACTGAGATTGATGTCATTCAAAATGGTTCATCAAGTACCATTTCTGTGTATACATTATCTCGTAAGCTCTGCGTTTAGATGTCTAAATTTGCTTGAATTATAATCGTTAATTTAGTCGTGCATCTTGTGATAGGCATTTTGCATTTATTCGTGAAAAAGTTTGTACCGTAATCCATTCTTACTATAGAGAGAGAAAGCTTGTAAAATGTCGTCGCTTTCTGATGTGTCTTTGTCGCAAATTCAGTCTTTAGATGAATCTTCTAAAAAGGAAATAATGCAATTCGTCCAGCAAGAAACCtccaaatccaaagttCAAATGTCGATTCATCAGTTTACGGACCtgtgtttcaaaaaatgcATTACCTCCATCAAAAGTAACCAGCTGTCGTCAGCAGAGGAAGATTGCATGGCCAACTGTTTAAACAGGTTTTTGGATACGAACATCAAAGTGGTTAGCCAGCTGCAGAATATGCAGAATTAAGTCAATTTAAATATGTCAATAATTTACAGAATTTTCTTCGAAGTACCGGTTCTTATGTGATAGTAGTTTTCTTCAGCCTTTGATGCTAATAGCCGTTCACTCTTATCCCCATGGTAACCTTTGCCGTTAGATTTCTTTGCGTACTCCACTTTCACCTTCTTGTTCATAAGAAACTGCCCGTTTAACTTCTTTATCACCAGATCGCACGTCTCAAAGTCTCTGAAGTTTAAAATTCCATATCCCATGGATTCTCCTGTGTGAATGTCTCTTTTTATCTCCGGTGGTTTCAGCAGTTGGTCATGTACACcataatttttcatcaagCCAACTAAATACTTTTCGTCAACCAGTCTGTCGAGGTTCCCCAAGAATAATTTTGTTCCGAGAACATTATCCTCAGTTATTAGTTTGTTTTGCTTGTCAACGATACTTCTTTTTACTTTGATGGGTCTGTTGTAGATGTACAGACCATTCAACAACTTTTCGGCGTATTCGCAGCTGGTGGGGTTGTCAAGTTCCACAAAACAATATCCAAGATGCTTCCTCAATACACGATCTTTAGGTAATTTCAGTTTCCTAATAGGTGCTATTTGTACTAACAGCTCATATATGATCTTTTCATCTACTTCTGGGGCAAGATTTCCAACGTATAACGTAATATCGTTGTTCATATTTGATGCTACGATGCGTCTCCTTCCAGAGCTGATTGACTTCAGTTCGCGAAGTTATTATCAGGTAAGTTTATATCTTCGAGGTTCAGTTATGAATCTACAATATATTGGATCGAACTATGCGCCAAGACCGCTTCAGGGAAAAGGAGGTTATTGATCTCAATTTTAAGAAGAATCTGGTGAAAAAcctgaaaaagaagttggAACTTCTGAAGAATGACCCAGGTTCAGAGACAGACAAAGCAAATGTATCATATTCAGATCCAGATAGCACGTTGATGTCTCTGAAAACAGAAACTGTGATTCTATATCATGCATTATCGAGCGTTCCGTTTAGACTTGAGAAAGGGGATGTGATAGGAAACTCTTTGTTCGAATCTGTTTTTAAGGAAGAGGCTAAGACCAATGACATGATTATTAATGATTTACAAGTATCCAACACCTCTCACTCACCTTATTCTTTTCTAGAACCCAGAGCAACCAATCCAAATAAGTTCTCATTACCCAATAATGCGACTCTTCTGCGTGATATAAAGGAGGTGGTAACATTGATTTTAGATTCCAATGTTCAAGAGTTTTCCCCGGAGACTAGAAATGAACTTTTAGCACTCATTCGGGATCTTTCACTCAATGAAAATATCAATTTGGAGGATTACCCAAACATAGGAGAAGGAAATGTAATAATCCATaatcttttgaatttcagTATTTTAACGAAGCAAGGTTCTTTTATTAGATTGACATAATTCATGGAATGTTaatattgaaagagagagaaaaaaactACACCAGAAAAATCTTTCTGAACAAGAATGCATTTTTTAGTATcccatcaactttttcttctgcGATTTTATTCGGATTATCGTTAACACAGACTATAACAAAGCCGTTGGATTTTAAGTTCAATTCGACCATATCAGTATCCAGATACTTTTTCTCaggtttttttttaacCAATTTAGCATTgcctttgaagaatggaacGACCATACCTGATTTAACGTATGACTTTGGATCCCTGCCTTGAAAGGCTAGTCCTAACTTTGACTTGAAGCCAGACAGATGCAATTGTGTGTCCAGGCTCAAATTTGGTACGCTCGACCTCCTATCAGAGTTGGTCCCGTAGACTCGAATTGCACATCGTGGTTCTCCACTTTTTACCAACTGATCCTGATATTTGTAATTATCATACAGGATTGAATTATTCTTTGGGGGAAAGAATGACTGACGgattttgaatctttcgACGACTCTTATTTCCGCAACATATGCAAGGTTAATTCCGTTTTGTATGCAAATTTGTTCACACAAGATGCCAGCAGCTTTTCTCATACTTTTGCTTTCCAATAGTTTTTGCCAGAGGCATTTATCAAATCTGTCTCGGTAAACACAAGCCAAATCatgttttgaaatggaGAAGTTCTTGCTGGACTGATATGCAGATCCTGATCTATCTTTGTCAAATAAAATATCCCCTGcaagtttgaaacttgTGTTAGAGATAGAGTTGCTTGTCGCTCTGCCGATCTGCTGGAATAGGGGGTTAGCAGTTCCATTTGTTGGCAACAGAGGTTTACTTCCCGCAGGCGAGGCTATCGACTCCATTTTTTTGTCCTTATCTTTTTCGTCTAGCATATTATCACTagtttccaacaactgCCAGATCTTTGAGACATGGCCCTGAAGAACTTTGATTTGATTCGTATCAAATGAAGAACGGGGCATGTCATCAAAAATTGCGAGTATTCCCATCACATGTCCTGTTCGACTGCAGATTGGTACCCCGCAATAGAATTTGATCATAGGAGGTCCTTGAACCAATGGATTTTTTTGAGTTCTCCAATCTTTAGAGGCGTCAAGCAGTACAAAATCCGACATAGACAATATGGCATGGGCATCAATTGACAAAAATCTAGGACACTTGTCAAAACCAAGGTTGTGTTGATATTTTACTTCTTGAAACTTGCATGAAATAAGTGAAATAGAGGCACCTTTAACTCCGAAAATTCTTGTTACCTTTTTAatgatttcaagaaattcaGCACTATGGTTCTCCCATTGTTTCGCATTTATAAGTGAGTCTAGAATTCCGAGACGTACTGCCTCGTGGTAGGCTTCTGGAGGTTTAAGAATACCAATTCCCTCAAAACATGGTGGAGCTGGAACTGTGGATAAGTTCCACTTGCCTTTACTATAAACATCCAAGAAATGTGATCGAGTCAATGGAAGAGCTGTTATACTGGTAGTACTAAGACAAGGAAGAGATGCGTGAGAGTGTCTCATActggaattttttttgttcctTGGCTCAATTATGGACTCAATTTCGCTTGAATGATTAGTTCCAGAGGAGTTTTTGGACGTCAAAGCTTTTACTGCTCTATTGAGAAAGAGTCTTTTGGGACTAGATGAAGAGTTGTCGCTGCTGAGGGGAGATATAATTTTAGAGTTGGCATTGATTCCCGGTATATGAGATAAGTCAGCTGTACTCATGGGCAATTTAAATAGCAACAGCCTAGAAAAGTTAGAgcctttttttttctggaaGTGTATCTGTGTTAACTTAGTTACTTGTTTTTAACTAGTTAATATTTATCAAGGTTTCGCGCATATGGGCAAACTTAAGATCGTTGGATCACTGTTGTTACCTGCCTCCCATATAGGAAAAAAGCTGGGATTATGAAGtgagaaagaagaggaatttTAATATACAGAAGGCACCTATTTATCTTGCATTTTGGAATCTCCATCACCGTCGTCATGGCCATCGCCCTCGTCAAGTTTGGGTAAGGtagattttgtttcttgtcTTTCCCTCTCTCGTGCTTGTCGAGatctctcttcttcaagtgaCAAACGGAGGGCTAGGGCCAGCTCTGGATCGACATTGGGATCTGCGCCAAAATCGAAGTCTTCTCCATTTGCAGTAGCAAAACCAGTAGAGGATCCTTCTTCTGCAAACATTGGTGAATACTGGATTGATTCATATAGCAACTTGGGGCCTTGTGGAATCGTTACAAGGTGCGAGTTGTCGTGATTGTTTACGATTGCGATGAACCTTTCGAGCTTGGAAGTATTTACTTCATGTTCTCCAAAGTTAATAAGGTCAATGGCAACactatttttcttcagtcGCTTAGCTAGCTTTtctagttctttttcatcctcatcgATGGGTGAGCCCACAAAAACTATGATGCGCTGGTGGTGGACCTTGTTCTGTCTGTGTTTCAGGGCTAAGAGAGCAACTTGAATGCCTGTACTGAAATGTATACCTTTGGAAATCTTTGTATCATGTATACCCGCCAATATACGACCAAAATCGGCTGTGAGAGTTGTGAGTACTTGAGGTCCATCACCACCCATCGACATGAGGCCGACAGTATTTTCTGGGTTAGAATTGGTCTTTGCatgaaaaataaaatcaacCGAGTCTAATTGAGCAGAAAAACGCGATGGAAGATAGTCTCCATTACGCATAAACTCTGAAT
This is a stretch of genomic DNA from Komagataella phaffii GS115 chromosome 3, complete sequence. It encodes these proteins:
- a CDS encoding Non-ATPase base subunit of the 19S regulatory particle (RP) of the 26S proteasome: MVLEATMIILDNSEFMRNGDYLPSRFSAQLDSVDFIFHAKTNSNPENTVGLMSMGGDGPQVLTTLTADFGRILAGIHDTKISKGIHFSTGIQVALLALKHRQNKVHHQRIIVFVGSPIDEDEKELEKLAKRLKKNSVAIDLINFGEHEVNTSKLERFIAIVNNHDNSHLVTIPQGPKLLYESIQYSPMFAEEGSSTGFATANGEDFDFGADPNVDPELALALRLSLEEERSRQARERERQETKSTLPKLDEGDGHDDGDGDSKMQDK
- a CDS encoding U2-snRNP associated splicing factor with similarity to the mammalian splicing factor SAP49, producing the protein MSTADLSHIPGINANSKIISPLSSDNSSSSPKRLFLNRAVKALTSKNSSGTNHSSEIESIIEPRNKKNSSMRHSHASLPCLSTTSITALPLTRSHFLDVYSKGKWNLSTVPAPPCFEGIGILKPPEAYHEAVRLGILDSLINAKQWENHSAEFLEIIKKVTRIFGVKGASISLISCKFQEVKYQHNLGFDKCPRFLSIDAHAILSMSDFVLLDASKDWRTQKNPLVQGPPMIKFYCGVPICSRTGHVMGILAIFDDMPRSSFDTNQIKVLQGHVSKIWQLLETSDNMLDEKDKDKKMESIASPAGSKPLLPTNGTANPLFQQIGRATSNSISNTSFKLAGDILFDKDRSGSAYQSSKNFSISKHDLACVYRDRFDKCLWQKLLESKSMRKAAGILCEQICIQNGINLAYVAEIRVVERFKIRQSFFPPKNNSILYDNYKYQDQLVKSGEPRCAIRVYGTNSDRRSSVPNLSLDTQLHLSGFKSKLGLAFQGRDPKSYVKSGMVVPFFKGNAKLVKKKPEKKYLDTDMVELNLKSNGFVIVCVNDNPNKIAEEKVDGILKNAFLFRKIFLV